The following DNA comes from Erigeron canadensis isolate Cc75 chromosome 3, C_canadensis_v1, whole genome shotgun sequence.
ACTCTATTGGCTTACTTATTTCCCTTGTGGAACTAGACATAAGTTACAACAAAATTACCAAATTGCCCGACTCGATGGGGTGCCTAAAAAGGCTAAAGAAACTAAGTGTTGAAGGAAACCCTTTGGTTTGTCCACCACCTGAAGTAGTCGAAAAAGGCGTGCAATCGGTTAAGGAATACTTAAGTGAGAAAATGAATGGAGGGCATAAAAATTCGCCTAAAAAACAGACGTGGATCGGGAAATTGAAGAAATACGGGACGTTTAATTATGGGGCTCGAATGGGTAGTAGTACACCCGGAAGAGAGGGGTACTTGATGTCGAATTATAGGACGATTGATGGGCTTGCTTCTCCAAGGTATATGGGCATGTTTTCGCCTCGTCGCCTTTTCTCATCACCGAAGAAGCAGCATTTTACTAGATGAAAATTGATAGCGTACGTGTGGTGGTTTTGTAAAATAAGTACTGATCAAAAAGACTTTGTTTAATTGTTAGGGACTTAATTAATTAGGCTGTCACCGGACGTACTGTATATGTAAAGAAGTATTTGTGCATCTATGTACCACTATACGTacatgcacatatatatatgttatggcGTATGGGGTGTACTTTCTTTTCCTAGTTTTATTTGGAAAAATGTGatgatatgtataatatattatacctatataaattttgatacaTGATATGGTATTGGTTTATCAAAATGTTTATGAATTGAATAAAGGATACTCTATGATTTatacatgttatatataaaatataaaataatttatattttgagaTATATATCATCGAATTCTAAAAAATCAATCTTAAACTTTTTGTAAATGCTTTCACTATGTGCAATTATACAGAAGGTTTATATGGCCAAGTTTGTCGGCCACATGAGTTTATCGAACAGTTTTCATAATATTAATAACggtaaaaattaaattataaaattaaattacaccaGTTCATGGTTACcaattacttttaatttaaataaatatataaaaatagaattaGAGAATGGATATTGTATGGTTGTCATGGTCACCCTTAACCACCATATAACTCCACCACTACTCTGAAGTTGATCcattatttaaatgttaatACTAACATGGATAGATATAAATACTAACACGGTACCAATGTAATCCGGCGATGTGATGACGACaacggatggtgatggtggtggcgtcATCAAATGGTGTATGTAATTTATgtaaaatatttgatttataagatattagagatattttataatatataaacgtgtgatataatttaatattaagagttAATGGTgacttaattcattaagggtagttGGTCAGTTCGCATGTCTTATTTTTCTAAACTTTTTATATGagactataatttttatataatacgtagtatagaaatatagatatagatatataatctACTTATCTACAAGTTTGAAAAGTTCGATAAGTATTTGAGCTCGACGCGATAAGCACCTTGAGCTTGAATTTCGGACGAGGATAAAAAATTATCAAGCTCGATAATAGATCAACCCGATCGAAAATAAACTCGAGCTCAAGCTGCTGGATAAAAGTTCGACTCAGTTGCAACCCTATTGATCATAGAAACACTCTTAAGGTAACTTGTATACATATTCGTGAATTCGTCTCTTACATCCATTATCATATCATTAAAGGTGAGGCCAATGAACAATGTCACCGCCATGTGGCATTGTTCTATTGGTTCACCTATACCCGCGtttttatttgcattttgctatatcaAATTCCGTTCgagtttatttttttggttttctttgatttcttgcacaatttttttttcctttggtGCTCTTTTCTATTGGTTCATTTtataccccgcatcactatttagatttcgTCATATCGTATCCCGTTTGGAGTTTTTCTTTCtgtatttttatagtttttttgcttttgtgttatTAATCGTGAGGCTAATGAACAGTGTCACCGTCACGTGACactgttctattggtccacctacaTCTCACGTTTCTACTCAAATTTTGTCATATCGGCAACCGTtcgagtttttttctttttggttttcttggtttcttgcacaatttttttgcttttatttgtgttctcttttattggttcatcttATACCCTACAACACTATTCAGATTTTGCCATATTGTATTCCGTTTggagtttttttctttcgatATTTTTCATAGtttcttttgcttttgtgttctcaactaatatattgaaaacttttactcaacatttgttttgttttgttttattttatttcacaaACTTAAAGTGTTTATTAGACTTTGCAAACTTTTTGATTcggtttttttagtttttacgcACAAACATTATTTGTTTCTTCAAGTTATTTCTTGGTTTTTCTTCAAGTTATTTCTTggtttttcacacttttatcttttgaattatTAGGTTAGTTCAACGCAAGTAAACTAGCATAACAAAACTGTATCAACATGATAATTGGAGTCCCGCACCTTACTAGTTTAAATTAAAGTTGTAagcatttatttttaaatttagcATCTTTAAATGTTTATTCACGTCCGAAGACATAAATGCCTGAAACTATAGGGAATTAAAATTCAATCTCTGGTCTCCAAGGTAACATTTGCTACGTAAAGGCTAAAACTTCTAAATAGGGGCCAGGTGGCCACttcatctaaatttttttttattttttaaaaatgtcttttttccttttttttaatcatcaaGCCATTATTGTAATTTGATACGgccaaaaaaaattcaaaaacttcCATTTTTAAGGCAGAAGCATAAATGCTTAATGTCGTAAATATGTTGTACATGACAGAATCGGAAGGTGGTTGGGCGGGTTAAGTAGCGGATAAATTGAAACAAGTGATTTTTTAGAGCATTCAACTTTTTACATAACATATAAACCTTTCACTGTCTTTTGAACTccattttcatttatatattagtttggCAGTAACTAATAcattattttagataaaaatgATTTGGTTATAAACACACTTGAAATCTGttcattggtttttttttaacatgcgTGAGAGATTTACTTTGAACCAATTTCACGTGGGTAAtctttgttattaattaattaactatgcATGGTTTGAAAAACATCGACTTACGTATCTACTTTGACTTCTTAATCAACTTATACATAAGTTTGAATTGAAATAGAGGctaattaaaaaacacaaaataattTTCTATACATTCACATAGtcaaaactagattttagactcatATGTGGGGTTTTAATAATTTTGTCTGTTGAGATTATATTTGTAGGTTTCagttaatataaaaagaatCTGTATCCTAAattgtaacacccaacatttaaaaataaggatttctaaaaattttcacctaacggtgtaaaaaaaaaaaagaaaggaacaAACATCTAAAAGTCTAAACCAATaaattcagtttggtttattcattaaatggtgttacttaCCAtatcaaagaaacaagtctaaatggaaatccatcggttgcccaacataaaacaaccgatcacaagtCTTAACAATTCTCAAAAACCTTAACATAAATCAAAAGTCTAAAACGAGCAGCCTCTATAGGTAAACTATGGTCATTATCAagcaatctacccatgcctcgctcTTTATTCATCATCCATCAAAAACTTGCTAAACCTGAaggaacaacacatttcaagaaacaagtgttagctaacgaattaactaagtaagataacacctcatttataaaacatttgtccaattaagacattatataaaagtcgaattacatcattaaggcacatatcatctcaCAACATCACATCATTGCattcaacatctttcatataagGTAGTTCTTCCTAAATGTGCTTATAAATCTTTAGCATCTTCACATTTCACATCTAAACatcttggtggtggtgacatAAGTCACCCCCGACTAGATGAATAAACCTTACGGCTGTCCATCAATGTCAttaaggaatgacaagccaatccaggagtaatccgtatgtacatgacaagtggggcgggtcagacctcccgaattactcttcacatcttagaccatgttgcaaggagtcacccgagcaaccacatctacgcacccgccgggcaagtacgggttaagcttaacacttcacatctaatttacgagctcgatttcacatcacatattgtttaggtgtttacactaCCTAAACAAATATCACATGTACatctttacgtttgggcccttaaacatgcacgtgacatggcaacttaaagagtctagtgaactaaATGAACAAGCCATTCAATTATGCACCTTTCAAAAGTCATCAACAGGTGTCACATCATTTCCTAACATAACATCACATCACATATCTTTGGGActgcatttcaggcttcaatggTCAATTACaaagcccatatcacctcctgTGTAaccccgaatacccataagcaaacaagatattATTAGGGAAGTTAAAatatgaaaaccatgtttttgttgaaccctcagcatgtcaaagtagtgtatcttatcTCGTAGAAAcgtacaacaaatgataacgtaagttaccaagctttgcaagtattcctgactacctataatcaacatAGGACCGATTTATGAGTATAACGAGACTAAACTGACCTACAGTCTAAATACGTGTCACATACCCTTTAATTACCATCATTCCAGATAGTAGTctcttttttttactattaccCCTGGTAAGTTGTCTCTTTTTGTCTACTTCGAGACTATTATCCCAGGTACGTAGCCTCTTTTTGTCTATTCTCAACTTTTGTCCATTTCTAGACTATTACCTcaggtagttagtctctttttgtctattctcaacttttgtctatttctagactattaccccaggtagttagtctctttttgtcattttttccaAAAACAAGTTTTACACCAAAAAGAAGACTTTTTTAAGACCTAATTGATAATTTGGCACCATCAATTGCTCCATGAATGAGTTGTTAACAAAAATGGATCATTAGGTCACACTAAACAACCATTCCTAATATCGAAACTCGATTAATTAACCACAAATGATTATCAACAACCCCCATCCATTCTCTAAACGCTAAGAATTGAATTAAATCCATAAAATTGAATCATATGATCACAAATCAAAGGGAAATCATCTATATTACCTGCACTTGACGTAAGGGACTCAAGATCTAAACAGCCCTTGATCAAAACGGCACGAAATGATTGAATATTTGCTTGGAGAGGGAGGGTGATCGGCTGGAAGGTTTCTCACGTATGATGGCAGATTTTTTTGTGACAATTAGGGCTGCCTAATTGCCCTTTAATCCCTGGCCATCCCCTCCTAATCTTACACTTAGGACCCCTCAACTTCTAAACTTAACGGTCTTAGCTTAATTCACTTACAGGGAGTCTTAACACCATATCAAGCACTTAATTACATAACTTTATTCTGATTAGTTTTTATTAAACATCACATTAATCATTTCACATTAAACATATAAGCATTTAATCATCTAATCACATATTAGACACATAACCTAACGAACCTAATGTTATCCAACGgaaggtcaaatagtcaaacacaaaacgtttgggatgttacaattacctccccctTAAGAGGATTCTGTCCCAGAATCTCATCAGAAAGGAACAACTCTGGATACTTCTCCTTCATCACTGATTCGGTTTCCCATGTTAGACTTTCACCATGGTTATGCTTCCATTTGATCAACACAAGGTCAATCATTTTCCGGCGTAGTTTCTTTTGCTTCCTCCCAAGTATGGCTATCGGTTCCTCAATCATTCTTTTCCTCGGATCAATTCTCACATCTTCAATAGGAATAACACTAGATTCCTCTGCTAAACACTTTCTCAAGTAAGAGACATGAAATGTATTATGAATTCCATCTAATTCTGGAGGGAATTCCAGTTGATACGCCACATCTTTGATACGTTTCAGAACCTTTCCAAATCGAATAACtcctttccatggggaaactttcaGCATCACCATATCACCAACTTCAAACTCATCCGACCTTCTTTTCTTGTCGGCATAAGTTTTCTGTCGTTCTCTAGCTACACGAAGTGCTTCTTTAGCGATGTCAACTTTGTCAGCTGTGATCTCTATAATTTCGGGACCTGTAATTTTCTTTTCGCCGGGCTCCATCTAACAACTTGGAGTCCTACACCTTCTACTATAAAGCATTTCAAAAGGTGGCATTCCAATACTTGCATGATAGCTgttattataagaaaactcaATCAACTTTAAATGATCATCCCATGCCCCACCATACTCTAATACACAAGCCCTCAACATATCTTCCAACGTTTGAATCGTTCTTTCACTTTgcccatcagtttgaggatgatAGGCGGTGCTCAAGTTTACTCTAGTACCTAACCCCCGTTGAAGACTTTTCCAAAAGCTAGATACATACCTCGTGTCTCGATGGGAAGCAATAGACAAAGGAACACCATGCTTTGAAACGATTTCATCTATGTACATCTTCGCCATCTTTGTCAATGGTACATCTTGTCGTGTTGCAAAGAAATGAGCACTCTTCGTCAACCTATCCACAATAACCCACACCATATCATTTCCCTTTGGAGTTCTTGGTAACTTGGtcacaaaatccatagtaataTGATCCCATTTCCATTATGGAATCTCCAATTGATGCAACAATCCATTGGGCTTTTTGTGATCAGCTTTTACACGTGCACAAGTCAAgcatctttcaacaaaatgtgCAACTTCTCCCTTAATGTCCGGCCACCAATAAATGGGTTTCAAATATGCATACATCTTTGTAACACCAGGGTGAACTGAATATCTTGACCTATGAGCTTCTTCAAGGATCAATTCTCGGTTACCATCGAGCAATGGTACCCAAATTCGACCCTTATATGTCCGGAAACCACGGCTGTTTGTTTCCATGGGAAGGCGTTTCTTCTTTCCAATACCTTCCTTGTCAATGTTATCCTTCATCCAAGCCTTCACTTGAGCTTCCTTGATGCGATCAAGTAACCCCGATTTAGCTTGAACAACCATGCTCATCAATCTACAAGCAAATTTATGCACTTTTCTACTCAATGCATCCGCCACCACATTAGCTTTACCGGGATGATACTTAatttcacaatcataatctttcaaaagttccatccatctcctttgtCTTACATTCATTTCCTTTTGTGAGAACACATATTGCAAACTTTTATGATCGGTATACAAGGTACACTTAGTGCCATATAAGTAATGCCTCCATAGCTTCAAAGCAAACACTACAACAACCAATTCTAGATCATGGATCGGGTAGTTCTTTTCATGAGGCTTCAACTAACGTAAAGCATAAGCAATAACTTTGCCCCTTTGAATAAGTACACAACCCAAACCTGAAATAGAAGCATCACTATAAACAACAAGATCATCGGTACCTTCGAGTAAGGCAAGGATTGGAGCTTCACATAACTTGGTCTTTAATGTTTAAAAAGCTTTCTCTTGTGCTTCAGCCCACACAAACTTCACCCCTTTCTTTGTCAATTCGGTCATAGGCTTAGCTATACGAGAGAAATTTTGAATGAACCTtcggtagtagcctgctaaaCCAAGAAAACTCTTGATTTCCGTAGGTGTCTTTGGTTATTCCCATTTAGAGACAACTTCAATCTTTGTGGGATCAACTTTAATACCTTCAGAAGAGATGACATGCCCGAGAAATTGAACTTCTTGAAGCCAGAATTCAGACTTGGAGAACTTTGATATAACTTCTTCTCCCTAAGAACCTCAAGAACGGCTCTTAAGTCTCCCGGTGTTCTTCTTTAGACTTAGAATAAATCAGAATATCATCAATAAAGACAATCACAAAATGATCTAAGAATGAGAGACATAACCTTCTAGAATCCATAAAAGCGGCAGGAGTATTTGCCAACCCAAATGGCATGACAAGAAACTCATAATGCCCATAACGTGTGCAAAAAGTTGTCTTGGCTACATCTTcctttttgacttttaattgaTAATAACCGGACCGTAAATCGATCTTAGAGAAGTAGGAAGCACCATGGAGCTGATCAAAGAGGTCATCAATGCGCGGGAGATGATACTTATTCTTAACCGTTCGCTTGTTCAGCTCACGGTAGTCTATGCACATGCGCATAgagccatctttctttttgacaa
Coding sequences within:
- the LOC122591404 gene encoding uncharacterized protein LOC122591404; this translates as MEPGEKKITGPEIIEITADKVDIAKEALRVARERQKTYADKKRRSDEFEVGDMVMLKVSPWKGVIRFGKVLKRIKDVAYQLEFPPELDGIHNTFHVSYLRKCLAEESSVIPIEDVRIDPRKRMIEEPIAILGRKQKKLRRKMIDLVLIKWKHNHGESLTWETESVMKEKYPELFLSDEILGQNPLKGEVR